One genomic region from Bacillus sp. SLBN-46 encodes:
- a CDS encoding response regulator transcription factor, which yields MSTKIVIIDDHQLFREGVKRILEFEKSFQVVAEGDDGSEALGLVQEYQPHVVIMDINMPQMNGVEATRELVEKYPETKVIILSIHDDENYVTHALKTGACGYLLKEMDADALIEAVRVVADGGSYLHPKVTHNLVNEYRRLAAGVAGSGGGYVPTHEIRRPLHLLTRRECEVLQMLADGKSNRGIGEALFISEKTVKNHVSNILQKMNVNDRTQAVVVAIKNGWVEVR from the coding sequence ATGTCTACTAAAATTGTCATTATCGATGATCACCAACTATTCAGAGAAGGCGTTAAAAGAATACTTGAGTTTGAAAAATCATTCCAGGTTGTAGCAGAGGGTGATGATGGCAGTGAAGCATTAGGTCTTGTACAAGAATACCAGCCTCATGTTGTCATTATGGATATAAATATGCCCCAAATGAATGGGGTTGAAGCAACCCGCGAACTAGTGGAAAAATACCCAGAAACAAAGGTTATCATTTTATCCATTCATGATGATGAAAATTATGTCACACATGCTTTAAAAACAGGTGCATGTGGCTATCTATTAAAGGAAATGGACGCGGATGCATTAATAGAGGCTGTTCGAGTGGTGGCAGATGGAGGCTCCTATTTACATCCAAAGGTTACTCATAATCTAGTAAATGAATATCGGAGATTGGCAGCTGGCGTTGCCGGTAGTGGCGGTGGCTACGTACCAACACATGAAATTCGCCGTCCATTGCACCTGCTAACTCGCAGAGAGTGTGAAGTGTTACAAATGCTTGCTGATGGTAAAAGTAACCGTGGAATCGGTGAAGCTTTATTTATCAGTGAAAAGACAGTTAAAAACCATGTGAGTAACATTTTGCAAAAAATGAACGTAAACGATCGTACGCAAGCTGTAGTCGTTGCTATTAAAAATGGCTGGGTGGAAGTAAGATAA
- a CDS encoding DegV family protein, with the protein MKTAVVTDSTAYIPKELREKFDIHMIPLHVIFGDEVYREEVDLHAGEFYEEVKTKELPTTSQPPIGQFVELFERLAQEYDAVISIHLSSGISGTYQGAVTASTMVEGIEVYPFDSEISCMVQGFYAIEAAEWAARGRDVASIMKRLEEMKKSARAYFMVDDLAHLQRGGRLSSAQAFIGSLLQVKPLLHFENKVIVPFEKIRTRKKALKRMVDLLGEDALQGGNYQAVIIHANREEEAKAWRTELAAMYPNVDFSIGYFGAVIGTHLGEGSMGMGWMKK; encoded by the coding sequence ATGAAAACGGCAGTTGTCACGGATAGCACCGCCTACATACCGAAGGAATTACGAGAGAAATTTGATATACATATGATCCCGTTACATGTCATATTTGGTGATGAAGTTTATCGGGAAGAAGTGGATCTTCATGCAGGCGAATTTTACGAAGAGGTAAAGACGAAAGAGCTGCCAACTACCTCCCAACCACCAATTGGTCAGTTTGTTGAATTATTCGAACGATTAGCCCAAGAGTACGATGCAGTTATTAGCATCCATCTATCAAGCGGGATAAGCGGTACATACCAAGGAGCTGTCACGGCCAGTACGATGGTTGAGGGCATCGAGGTATATCCGTTTGATTCAGAAATCAGCTGCATGGTACAAGGTTTTTATGCCATTGAAGCTGCAGAGTGGGCGGCACGCGGTAGAGATGTTGCGTCCATTATGAAAAGGCTCGAAGAAATGAAAAAATCGGCTCGTGCCTACTTTATGGTCGATGACCTCGCACATCTTCAGCGAGGTGGGCGTCTTTCAAGTGCACAGGCATTTATCGGAAGTCTGCTACAGGTAAAGCCGTTGCTACATTTTGAGAACAAGGTGATTGTTCCGTTTGAAAAAATCCGAACCCGTAAGAAAGCATTGAAACGTATGGTGGACCTGCTAGGCGAAGATGCGTTGCAAGGTGGGAATTATCAAGCCGTTATTATCCACGCCAATCGTGAGGAAGAAGCGAAGGCGTGGCGGACAGAATTAGCCGCCATGTATCCAAACGTAGATTTTTCTATTGGTTATTTTGGTGCAGTCATCGGTACCCATCTAGGAGAAGGATCCATGGGAATGGGCTGGATGAAAAAGTAA
- a CDS encoding nuclease-related domain-containing protein yields MTIQLVLKELPLPLRLILTNIVKKRLVKGHSKHSIIEKDLAKRWAGYWGEVALSNYLKELPQEKYFIFYDSQLQHNGVHFQIDALLISRTHILIIEAKNIIGILQFDNVFKQLIRINHDGTEESFEDPRVQGQRLQSLLRGWMRSNGCDLLPVDYLVFFKSATNTILKTTSNDKTDLNKICKGRDLFNKIHALAQRFKKELIDMETLNHIGKLLLSHHSPKEIKILEEYKLTGKEILTGVCCPNGKCLHTPMEYKKGKWVCSKCLLTSKDAHKDALSDYYYLIKSTITNSELRIFLHLPTSDTAQKILQRLKLQVTGKTRDRIYHLRPNEVTLCVL; encoded by the coding sequence GTGACGATACAATTGGTATTAAAAGAACTACCTTTACCGCTGAGACTAATATTGACAAACATAGTAAAGAAACGGTTAGTAAAAGGTCACAGTAAACATTCAATTATAGAAAAAGACCTGGCTAAACGTTGGGCAGGATACTGGGGAGAAGTTGCCCTTTCAAATTACCTCAAAGAACTCCCTCAAGAAAAATACTTCATCTTTTATGATTCCCAATTACAACACAATGGTGTTCACTTCCAAATCGATGCATTACTAATTTCCCGTACTCATATCCTAATTATTGAAGCAAAGAATATTATTGGGATTTTACAGTTTGATAATGTTTTCAAACAACTTATTCGAATCAACCATGATGGCACCGAAGAGTCATTTGAGGATCCGCGTGTCCAAGGTCAACGCCTTCAATCTCTTTTAAGAGGCTGGATGAGGTCAAATGGCTGCGATTTGCTGCCGGTTGATTACCTTGTTTTTTTTAAGAGTGCGACCAACACCATTCTGAAAACCACCTCCAACGACAAAACGGATTTAAATAAAATATGCAAAGGCAGAGACCTATTTAATAAAATTCACGCACTGGCGCAACGATTTAAGAAAGAACTGATTGATATGGAGACACTTAACCATATAGGAAAATTACTCTTAAGCCATCATAGTCCAAAGGAAATAAAAATTTTAGAAGAGTACAAGCTTACAGGAAAAGAGATTCTTACTGGAGTTTGTTGTCCTAATGGAAAATGCCTTCATACACCTATGGAATATAAAAAAGGAAAATGGGTTTGTTCGAAATGCCTCCTAACCTCGAAAGATGCTCACAAAGACGCACTTAGTGATTACTATTACTTAATTAAGTCGACCATTACTAACTCAGAACTTCGAATCTTTCTCCATCTCCCTACAAGTGATACTGCTCAAAAAATTCTTCAAAGATTAAAATTGCAAGTGACAGGCAAAACGAGAGATCGAATCTACCACCTCCGACCCAATGAGGTGACCCTATGCGTTTTATAG
- a CDS encoding DEAD/DEAH box helicase produces the protein MRFIVEDGLILPDLTNIESLPISKIPMIPHQPLNPLFAYNPDLQKLLSGKQLLLEDIPVYLEEIQTHYQNGYITYRKGIERSGDKFICTRCGNRDQQKFASYPCSRCGEECHYCRHCLMMGRISECTPLIGWSGPEPDIPLPKNIMAWNGKLSPGQLTASNHVVEAILQNQEHLIWAVCGAGKTEVLFAGIESGITALKRICIATPRTDVVLELTPRLKAAFPELPIASLYGGSEDRHLFAPLTIATTHQLLRFYHAFDAIILDEVDAFPYTVEESLQYAAIQSRKPASAMIYLTATPNEKWQKECRTGKRNFTTIPARFHRHPLPVPEFVWSGDWQKLLKKGTLSVIMLRWIEKRLHAGKQVLLFFPHISLMEKALNILQQINHEIEAVHAEDPERKSKVQRMRDKQIPLLLTTTILERGVTFPNIDVAVVGAEDPIFTESALVQIAGRAGRSKDHPDGVVTFFHYGKTEEMLKARKQIISMNREGKKRGLLDS, from the coding sequence ATGCGTTTTATAGTAGAGGATGGACTGATACTCCCAGACCTCACAAACATTGAATCCCTTCCCATTTCCAAAATTCCAATGATCCCTCATCAGCCGCTCAATCCACTATTCGCCTATAATCCCGATCTACAGAAGTTACTAAGTGGTAAACAGCTTCTACTTGAAGATATCCCAGTATATCTCGAGGAAATACAGACACATTATCAAAATGGCTATATAACCTACCGAAAAGGGATTGAAAGAAGCGGAGACAAGTTCATCTGTACTAGGTGCGGAAATAGAGACCAACAAAAGTTTGCATCTTATCCATGCTCGAGGTGTGGAGAAGAGTGTCATTATTGCCGCCATTGTCTCATGATGGGGAGAATTAGCGAGTGTACACCGCTGATTGGCTGGAGTGGACCTGAACCTGACATACCGCTTCCTAAAAACATCATGGCCTGGAACGGAAAGCTTTCACCTGGCCAATTGACTGCTTCAAATCATGTGGTAGAGGCCATTTTGCAAAATCAGGAGCACTTGATATGGGCTGTTTGTGGAGCCGGCAAGACAGAAGTACTGTTTGCGGGAATAGAGTCAGGGATCACGGCTCTTAAAAGAATCTGTATTGCAACTCCTAGAACAGACGTTGTACTAGAACTCACGCCCAGATTAAAGGCAGCCTTCCCTGAACTGCCCATTGCCTCCCTGTATGGTGGAAGTGAAGACCGCCACTTATTCGCTCCCCTTACCATTGCGACTACACATCAACTGCTTCGTTTTTACCACGCTTTTGATGCCATTATTTTAGATGAAGTCGACGCATTCCCTTACACTGTGGAGGAATCCCTCCAGTATGCTGCCATCCAGTCGCGTAAACCTGCTTCAGCCATGATTTACTTAACTGCCACTCCAAATGAAAAGTGGCAAAAAGAATGCCGTACTGGGAAAAGAAATTTTACTACCATCCCAGCGAGATTTCATCGTCATCCACTTCCGGTTCCAGAATTCGTTTGGAGTGGGGATTGGCAAAAGCTACTCAAAAAAGGCACACTTTCAGTCATTATGCTTCGCTGGATTGAGAAACGTCTTCATGCAGGCAAACAGGTGTTACTATTTTTCCCTCATATCTCTTTAATGGAAAAAGCTTTAAACATCCTCCAGCAAATAAATCATGAAATTGAGGCAGTGCATGCTGAAGACCCAGAGAGAAAGAGTAAGGTTCAACGCATGCGAGATAAGCAAATCCCCTTACTCTTAACGACAACGATTCTAGAGAGGGGGGTCACTTTCCCAAATATCGATGTGGCCGTTGTTGGGGCGGAGGATCCTATTTTTACAGAAAGTGCTCTTGTCCAAATTGCCGGAAGAGCAGGAAGGAGCAAGGATCATCCTGATGGGGTAGTCACTTTTTTTCATTACGGCAAGACCGAAGAAATGCTAAAGGCAAGGAAGCAAATTATCTCCATGAATCGGGAGGGGAAGAAAAGAGGTTTGCTTGATTCATAA
- a CDS encoding ComF family protein, giving the protein MYPIQSDYCLICHSVIMPIIGWRALFSIEKEKYICSTCEGKLEKLEGEACRICGRPFHLLEEKFQIGDLCYDCFRWEEDSEWKNLLEKNHSLFHYNEFLKEVIAQFKFRGDYVLVKIFVEFVQKELSKMDMDVLVPIPLSEERLYERGFNQAKALIVESGFSPQELLTRVHSEKQSKKSRSERIHVPQVFRIEPETDLAGKRVILIDDVYTTGSTLRHAAKLLKDAGAESIQSLTLAR; this is encoded by the coding sequence ATGTATCCAATCCAATCTGATTATTGTCTCATTTGTCATTCAGTGATTATGCCAATCATAGGTTGGAGAGCTCTCTTCTCAATTGAAAAAGAAAAGTACATTTGTTCTACATGTGAAGGGAAACTTGAAAAACTGGAAGGAGAAGCATGTCGTATCTGCGGCCGTCCCTTTCACCTGCTCGAAGAGAAATTTCAAATTGGCGATCTGTGTTATGATTGCTTTCGCTGGGAGGAAGATTCGGAGTGGAAAAATCTACTCGAAAAAAATCACTCCCTTTTTCACTATAATGAGTTTTTAAAAGAAGTCATTGCCCAGTTTAAATTTCGCGGTGATTATGTGCTGGTGAAGATATTTGTTGAGTTTGTTCAAAAGGAACTATCGAAAATGGATATGGATGTTCTCGTCCCTATTCCATTAAGTGAAGAGCGGCTTTATGAACGTGGGTTTAACCAGGCAAAAGCTCTAATTGTAGAATCAGGCTTTTCACCACAGGAACTACTCACCAGAGTTCACTCTGAAAAGCAATCGAAAAAATCAAGGTCGGAACGGATTCATGTCCCTCAAGTTTTTAGGATTGAACCAGAAACAGATCTAGCAGGAAAAAGAGTAATCTTAATTGATGATGTTTATACAACCGGATCTACCCTCCGACATGCTGCAAAGCTTCTAAAGGATGCAGGGGCTGAAAGTATTCAATCATTAACTCTGGCAAGGTAA
- the hpf gene encoding ribosome hibernation-promoting factor, HPF/YfiA family — MNYNVRGENIEVTPAIREYVEKKIAKLERYFTEAPDAKVNVNLRFNQDKTSKVEVTIPLQQLVLRAEETNVDMYAGIDLITDKLERQIRKHKTKVNRKFREKGDFPITFATSENTEVTELDEDDLELVRTKRFDLKPMDSEEAILQMNLLGHSFYVFTNSENNRTNVVYKRKDGRYGLIETH, encoded by the coding sequence ATGAACTATAACGTACGTGGCGAAAACATTGAGGTAACTCCAGCAATTAGAGAGTATGTAGAAAAGAAAATTGCTAAATTGGAGCGTTATTTTACAGAGGCACCAGATGCAAAGGTAAACGTGAATCTAAGATTCAATCAAGATAAAACTTCTAAAGTAGAGGTAACCATTCCGCTACAACAATTAGTTTTACGTGCAGAAGAAACAAACGTTGATATGTATGCAGGTATTGACTTGATTACCGATAAGCTTGAGCGCCAAATTCGCAAACATAAAACAAAGGTCAATCGTAAATTCCGTGAAAAAGGGGACTTCCCAATTACTTTTGCTACCTCTGAAAACACAGAAGTAACTGAGTTGGACGAAGATGATCTTGAACTAGTTCGTACAAAACGTTTTGATTTAAAACCAATGGATAGTGAAGAAGCAATCCTGCAAATGAATTTGCTTGGTCATAGCTTCTATGTATTCACAAATTCAGAAAATAACCGTACAAACGTTGTCTACAAGCGTAAAGACGGCCGTTATGGATTAATTGAAACACATTAA
- a CDS encoding DUF5667 domain-containing protein: MLASTIIFSFGTGSAFANGDGTETTTTTTETGTVTEPVENTTVDTGATTEDNATEDKTSEAVETETTTDDSSATTEEESTEQSDEATTEDTEVADEEKAEAPSLVPGDFFYFVKLMAEKVRLAFTFDDYKEAQLLADFAAERIAEANALFAEGKTDEAAELLKEAIATQEQANNKVSEEETTGEDTVSDTEDEVSDQAEATDETEATDDTEVKVKSKLAHNIDALLMALEHVENPKAQQSLMKNIQKSFAKLEKKAAKLEKKDAKFAKKMKKLEDQVNGEESSDDEVATDETTTDETATDVEATETDTATTEDKTEKPAAASKGVEKQQAAVQKAQEKQQAAVQKAQEKQQATAQKAQEKQQAAAQKAEEKKQQGTQKAEEKHEEKHEEKGNNGKGNH, from the coding sequence ATGCTCGCTTCAACAATTATTTTCTCTTTTGGTACAGGTTCAGCATTTGCAAATGGTGATGGAACTGAAACAACAACAACAACAACTGAAACAGGTACTGTAACTGAACCTGTTGAAAATACAACAGTTGATACTGGGGCAACAACTGAGGATAACGCAACTGAAGATAAAACATCTGAGGCTGTTGAAACAGAAACAACTACAGACGATTCAAGTGCAACTACTGAGGAAGAATCAACTGAACAATCAGATGAAGCGACAACAGAAGATACCGAAGTAGCAGATGAAGAAAAAGCAGAAGCTCCTTCATTAGTTCCTGGAGATTTCTTCTATTTTGTAAAATTAATGGCTGAAAAGGTGCGCCTTGCCTTCACTTTTGACGATTATAAAGAAGCACAGCTTTTAGCAGATTTTGCTGCTGAGCGTATTGCAGAGGCAAATGCATTATTTGCAGAAGGTAAAACAGATGAAGCAGCAGAGCTACTAAAAGAAGCGATTGCAACACAAGAACAAGCAAATAACAAAGTTTCTGAAGAAGAAACAACTGGTGAAGATACTGTAAGTGATACCGAAGATGAAGTTTCAGATCAAGCAGAAGCTACTGATGAAACAGAAGCAACAGATGATACTGAGGTCAAAGTAAAAAGTAAACTTGCTCATAACATTGATGCTTTATTAATGGCTCTTGAACATGTTGAAAATCCTAAAGCTCAACAATCACTAATGAAAAACATTCAAAAATCTTTTGCTAAGTTAGAGAAAAAGGCGGCTAAGCTTGAAAAGAAAGATGCTAAGTTTGCTAAGAAGATGAAGAAGCTTGAAGATCAAGTGAACGGCGAAGAATCATCTGATGATGAAGTGGCAACGGACGAAACTACAACTGATGAAACTGCAACAGACGTTGAAGCAACTGAGACAGATACCGCTACAACTGAAGATAAGACAGAAAAACCAGCAGCAGCTAGCAAAGGTGTAGAAAAGCAGCAAGCAGCGGTTCAAAAAGCTCAAGAAAAGCAGCAAGCAGCGGTTCAAAAAGCTCAAGAAAAGCAGCAAGCTACGGCTCAAAAAGCTCAAGAAAAGCAACAAGCGGCAGCTCAAAAAGCTGAAGAAAAGAAGCAACAAGGAACACAAAAAGCTGAAGAAAAGCATGAAGAGAAGCATGAAGAAAAAGGAAATAATGGTAAAGGAAACCATTAA